A window of Argopecten irradians isolate NY chromosome 1, Ai_NY, whole genome shotgun sequence contains these coding sequences:
- the LOC138321143 gene encoding uncharacterized protein isoform X4, translating into MLRKGREVHKIYVEVMKGKTFLDDQFALTEFGRMVLQNGTIRAGRAKNAKQIVVARETLYCSGSGACKRGCGGYGECMQGCEKTKMRGHKCSYRVKLTMRLGYVNFWFVEVLGDHEQFASLDDSMDIKSSPSPKMSNSSSPNGSPTPIPIIQSPNSDLPNSAAITTASVLPQNLPNILTNSLSNSLTSSLPNSLTTALSNNNLPNIIASQPMSLPLNLPNSIVSSIVSHPGLFASHAAAVRLYNGASPCEVVYPTLEGVTQTYCQDMPISLVKVKKEPEEAQETVAEPSVQQALPETVTSQEEDVTNDASMTVTHSEVFPKISSGGRAKARKRFHPSQVTGQREAHRQLLPQPKTVYTPETMPSAPQVNMESHVRKELRELVARREQDRNSSSSNFTSMNGQHEVRPVDYWSETATYPSDEPTDSSMYTYVWDGDMNDSQPMEEDVAMETTNEEKVARKVAKHVHGRWKMGKDLITRVRQLETHVNQLRNVVLKSQGESNTKQSRKKGQRDFDFKKYNTRHVALKVLYLGWDYHGFAAQEDTEKTIETALFEALLKTRLIEARETSSYHRCGRTDKGVSAFGQVISIDLRTNLLEGPGVKVREDGTAYERPGEKTTEIRYVHILNKVLPPEIRILAWAPVSDNFSARFDCKKRTYKYFFPKGNLNIEAMSEAAEKITGEHDFRNLCKMDVGNGVVNFRRKIVSADIKNLDERENGYQMCELTIVGLAFLWHQIRCIVAVLYLIGQGKEKSEIIDELLDVEKTPKKPQYTMASELPLVLFDCEFSDDVEWIYEADWHEENIRHLQQIWAHHTVRSTMIRRMLEEMDCAKVETDCDIAPWRDLSSPIYNQTDWIIPGNKSKVHKRLLERQTCESLEQRIEYYAKKRKLDTPPSTDVTPGSEPVSAPGSGSVSPAPEEQPS; encoded by the exons ATGCTACGAAAAGGTCGCGAGGTCCACAAGATATACGTGGAAGTCATGAAAGGAAAAACATTCCTCGACGACCAGTTCGCACTAACAGAGTTCGGCCGAATGGTCCTCCAAAATGGGACGATCCGAGCGGGACGGGCCAAGAATGCCAAACAGATAGTGGTAGCCAGAGAGACGTTATATTGTAGTGGGTCCGGAGCCTGTAAACGAGGCTGTGGAGGATACGGCGAGTGTATGCAAG GGTGTGAAAAAACAAAGATGCGGGGTCACAAGTGTAGCTACAGAGTCAAACTGACAATGAGGCTGGGCTATGTGAATTTCTGGTTCGTCGAAGTTCTTGGTGATCACGAGCAATTTGCTAGTCTTGACGACTCAATGGACATTAAAAGTTCACCTTCACCAAAGATGTCTAATAGCAGTAGCCCTAATGGATCCCCTACTCCTATTCCAATAATTCAATCGCCAAACTCAGATCTTCCAAATTCAGCAGCCATCACAACAGCTTCTGTTTTGCCGCAAAACTTGCCAAATATTCTCACCAATTCATTGTCAAATAGTCTGACAAGCAGCTTGCCAAATAGTCTTACAACTGCGTTATCTAATAATAACTTGCCAAATATCATTGCTAGTCAACCAATGAGTCTGCCATTGAACTTGCCAAATAGTATTGTATCTTCTATTGTGAGTCACCCGGGGCTGTTTGCCAGCCATGCTGCGGCGGTCCGGTTGTACAATGGTGCAAGTCCTTGCGAGGTTGTCTACCCCACATTGGAGGGTGTAACACAAACTTATTGTCAGGACATGCCTATATCTCTAGTCAAAGTGAAGAAAGAGCCGGAGGAAGCACAGGAGACTGTGGCAGAACCCTCCGTTCAGCAAGCGTTACCAGAAACTGTAACATCCCAGGAGGAAGATGTCACTAATGATGCATCAATGACTGTAACTCATAGTGAAGTGTTTCCTAAGATTTCCTCTGGAGGTCGTGCTAAAGCTCGGAAGAGATTCCATCCCTCACAGGTGACAGGACAGAGGGAAGCCCACCGTCAACTATTACCCCAGCCTAAAACAGTTTACACTCCAGAAACAATGCCAAGTGCTCCCCAAGTCAATATGGAGTCACATGTGCGCAAAGAGTTACGAGAACTTGTTGCTCGACGAGAACAAGATAGAAACTCATCGTCctcaaattttacttcaatgAACGGGCAACATGAGGTGCGTCCTGTAGATTACTGGTCGGAGACGGCAACCTACCCTAGTGATGAACCTACCGACAGTTCCATGTACACCTACGTCTGGGACGGCGACATGAACGATTCTCAACCAATGGAGGAAGACGTTGCCATGGAAACGACCAATGAAGAGAAGGTAGCAAGAAAGGTTGCAAAGCATGTGCATGGTCGCTGGAAAATGGGCAAG GATCTGATCACAAGAGTGCGACAGCTTGAAACCCATGTCAACCAACTCCGAAATGTTGTCCTGAAATCGCAGGGGGAGAGCAACACCAAACAGAGTCGGAAAAAAGGGCAGCGGGACTTTGACTTCAAAAA GTACAACACCCGTCATGTGGCCCTAAAGGTGCTATATCTCGGCTGGGACTACCATGGCTTCGCTGCTCAGGAGGACACCGAAAAAACTATAGAAACTGCTCTGTTTGAGGCGCTTCTCAAAACGAGGCTCATCGAAGCCAG AGAAACTTCCAGTTATCACAGATGTGGACGAACGGATAAAGGTGTTAGTGCCTTCGGCCAG GTTATTTCCATTGATTTGCGGACCAATTTGTTAGAGGGACCAGGAGTGAAAGTGCGAGAAGATGGAACAGCCTATGAAAGGCCAG GTGAGAAGACAACTGAGATTCGTTATGTCCACATTCTTAACAAAGTTTTACCTCCTGAAATTAGAATTCTGGCATGGGCTCCAGTAAGCGACAACTTCAGTGCCAG ATTTGACTGCAAGAAACGAACATACAAGTATTTTTTCCCAAAGGGCAACCTCAATATTGAA GCAATGTCGGAGGCTGCTGAGAAAATCACAGGTGAACATGATTTCCGTAATTTATGTAAGATGGATGTAGGTAATGGAGTTGTGAATTTCCGGCGTAAGATTGTCTCGGCTGACATCAAGAACTTGGATGAAAG GGAGAATGGTTATCAGATGTGTGAACTTACCATTGTCGGGTTAGCATTCCTGTGGCACCAGATTCGCTGTATTGTTGCTGTTTTATATTTGATTGGTCAAGGGAAAGAAAAGTCAGAG ATCATTGATGAGTTACTAGACGTTGAGAAGACACCTAAGAAACCACAATATACCATGGCTTCAG AACTGCCACTTGTGCTGTTTGACTGTGAGTTCTCCGACGACGTAGAGTGGATATATGAAGCAG ATTGGCATGAAGAAAACATTCGCCACTTACAGCAGATCTGGGCTCATCACACAGTGAG GTCGACGATGATCCGCCGCATGTTAGAGGAAATGGACTGTGCTAAGGTAGagacag ATTGTGATATTGCCCCGTGGAGAGATCTGAGCTCCCCTATATACAATCAGACTGACTGGATCATTCCTGGAAATAAAAGCAAGGTTCACAAGCGGCTTCTGGAGCGCCAAACATGTG AAAGCCTAGAACAGCGTATAGAGTACTATGCAAAGAAGAGGAAGCTTGATACACCTCCATCTACAGATGTGACACCAGGGTCAGAGCCGGTGTCAGCCCCGGGGTCAGGGTCAGTCTCCCCTGCCCCAGAGGAACAACCTAGTTAG